Below is a genomic region from Methanobrevibacter ruminantium.
AAAACAATTATAATTCTAAAAAATCAGTAGAAGACTCCCCTAGGGCTACATTGGATATTGATGAAGATCTTAAAAGGAGATTGGAGACTAGATCTAAAAAAACTGGGTTTAGCGAACATTATTTGCTAAATTCTTATATATTTCATGGCTTAAATGAAGATGGAAAATATGAATGTGAAGGAGGTATGACTCCTGAAGAAATTTTTGAGATTTTAGATCATGATTTGCTTGAAGGAGATTGGGTTTCAAATGAACTAGCAGGATTAGTTGAAAGCAAATATATTACTAATGCTATTAAATTAAAAAAGGATAGCTATAAGTGAGGTGTTCAATGATTTTTTTAGATAGCACTTATTTAATAGGCTTAATTTTAAAAAATGATTCATTATATTATAAATCTCACCTTTTGAAACCTTATTTGGGTGATGAAAATAAAATAATCAATAATACTGTTTTTAATGAGGTTTTAAACAGTGTAACTTCAAATAATTCTCATTATGATTTAAATCATATAAAAAAATTATTGCTTTCTTTTAATATTGATTTTTTAACTTCAGATGATTACCTTGATTCATTTGATATTTTTGAGTATTATAATTTTTCAGTTAATTTTTCAGACTGCACTATCCTAAATACTATGCAGAATTATAATATTAATCAAATAACTTCATTTGATTCTGATTTTGATAAAATAAAAGGAGTTAAAAGAATTTATTTGAAATAAAAAAAGTTATGCGATATAATTTTCAAACAATAATCTTGCTATTTCATAGGCTATTTCAAAGCATAGGAAATAGATAAAGCTCCAAATGTTCAATAATCCAATTAAAACAAGCAATAGAATCACTACTTTTAATGCAAACCTATAATCGAAGAAATACTCTAGAAACTTGCTTTTTGAATAGATTTTCTCATTATCGTTTCCTATCTCATCGATTATGGCTCCAATCATGCAGATTATAATTGTGATAATGGAAAGATATGTGAAAGATTGCAATCCAAGAAATAGGAATGCTATGATAAATGAAGCCATTGTTGCGATATGATGAATTCCATCAACCTTAAAAGCCAAGATGTTTCCGATAAGAATTGCTATGAAGATGCAAGCTGCATCCAAATCGATTGAGCATGCATAAGCTGTAAAGAGTCCGCAGACTATTCCAAGCAGAATAGCTATTGCCTTATTTGACTTTTCATCATATTCATCATCTGAAAGCTTCATAAAGAAGCCAGAAAAGAAATAGGATAAAGCTAAACTAATATTAAACAAATTTACACCTTTTTAACTGAAATATGAAATAGAATTATTAATTTATTAAAATTAATTTAATTTATAATTTATTACTTATTGTATTGAATCAACAATGTCTTTAGTTGCCTTTTCAGGGTCTTCTGCATTGTAAATGGATCTTCCAATGATCAATGCATTGGAGTATTTCAATGTTTCCCTTGGGTCTCCACCTTGGGTTCCTACACCTGGAGAAATCATGAATGCATCTTTTCCAACTATATCCCTTATTTCAGATAATCTTTCAGGTCTTGTGGATGGTGCTACATAGTTGGTTATTCCCATTTCAACACCCATTCTTGCTATTTCATCTGCATTAGGCTGGAGGAACTTGATTGCTCCGGGGTGAGACATTTCAGTTAAGAGGAATACTTCCCCGCCATGGTCTTCTGCAGATGTCTTGCATGCATCTACACTGTCTGAACCTACAAATCCATGACATATGATTGCATCTGCACCGGCATCAAAGGTTTGGTTAGATATCTTTTCATTGGTAGCTGGAATGTCTGCTACCTTGTAATCACAAATTACCTTATAATCAAAGTTATCCTTAAAGAATCCAATAGTTGACAATCCTTCAGCAAGGGTCAATGGATATCCGATCTTTATTGTATCAATGTACTCGTTGATTGATTCGCATACCCTTTCCGCTTCATTCAAATCCATTAAGTCCATTGCAAGTATGATATTGTTTTTCACATCCATGTTATCAAATTCCATTTCATATTTTTTATACTATTATTAGTTTGTATTTAATTTGTTATAATATTATTTATTTTAGAACTTAACCAAATTCCTCTAAAATATCTAAAAGTATATAAAATTAGTTAAATAGAATTAAATATATAAAAAATTTTTTTATCAATTATTTTTATCAATAATAGCTTCAAAGAGGTCATTAAAGTGTATGAAAAACATAAGATATATGCAAAAATATTCAATATTCTTAGGAAATTTCCACAAAAGAATAATAAGATAACGCTTTTAACAAACAAGAACCACTCATTTGAAGCTAATTTGGAATATATTGCAAAGGAACTGGACAATAGGAACAATGCAGGAAAGAATTATGAATACAAGTTCATTCCTAAGGATTCCTTGTCATTTAGTAATATCCGCGACTTTGCAAGTTCAAAATACGTATTTTTGGTTGATAATTTCTTCCCTCTTGCATTCATGAATGTGGAAGGCATGAAATGGGTGCAATTATGGCATGGAACAGGACTCTTCAAGAAATTCGGTTATGATCTTTTAAATGATGAGGATAAGAAAATAATGGAGATGTTTGCTCCTAAGATTGATTTGGTGTCTGTAAGCAGTGAAAATGTAGCGGATATCTATGCCCGCAACTTCTATGTTGACAAGTCAAAGGTCAAGCCATTTGGAGTTCCTAGAAATGACTTCTATGATGAGGAACACTTGTCTGATGATTATTTGTCCAACTTAAGGGAATCATTTGAAAAGGATTATCCACAGCTTAAGGGTAAGAAACTGGTTCTTTATGCACCTACATTTAGGGAAGATCCTAAAAACAATGCTGTTTTCGCTTACTTTGATGTAGAAAAGTTCCTTAATGAATTAGGTGATGAATATGCCTTAGCCATTCGTCTTCATCCTAATTATAAGAGATTCTGTGATGAGGAGCACAACATTGATTTGGAGGATTTGACCAATAGGTATGATATAATCAACTTCACTGGATTCAAGGATGAGCAAAAGCTTCTAATTTTGGCTGACATTTTAGTGGCGGACTATTCTTCAATCATGGTGGATTACACTATCTTGAAAAAGCCTGCAATACTATTTGATTATGACTTAGAGGATTATCTTTACAAGGAACGTGGATTCTACTTTGATTATGAGGAAATGGTTCCGGGAAGGATAGTTTACAATATCGATGAATTGATAGAAGCAATCAAGGAAGAGGACTTCAGATTGGAGAAGATGGATGAGTTCTTGAAATTCCAATTCGGTGAATTTAAGCCAAATTCATCTAAGCTTATTTTAGACTACATTTTAGAAGATTAGAAAAGCATTTTTCTAATCAAAACACTATTTTTCATTAAATTTTACTTTATATTTTCTCAAACTGGTTAGATAAACTTATAAATCTTTTTTTATATATTATAGTATAGTGAAAATTTTTAATTCAGGTTTATTAAAAAAATTTTTCATAATTATTCTTTTATTACTTTAAAGAAGGTTTTCTAATGGTTAGAAAGAAATCTAGACGCCGAAAACGACAGGAAGAGGATCCTATGGCTGGAACAACAAACCTTGTTGATGCAATGCTTGTTCTTGCACTTGGATTCCTGATTTTTGCTGTTATAGGCTGGAACTTGCAAAGTGTTATTTTCAGTGACATGTCTCCAGAGGAGCGACAGGCTACCATGGAGTCAATCAAGGACATCACTAATGTAACACAAGGTGAAAAGTTAAACGAAACTCCAGACACTTCAAACAGCTCTGGAGAAGGTTATGTAGAACAGGGTAAAGTTTACAAGGATTCGAAAACGGGTAATCTGATTATGGTAGAGGGCTAATTCTCTTATCATTTTCTATTGTTTTTGAATAATAATTTATAAAAAAATTGAACTTAAGAAACATTAATAAAATTGTGATAGGATGAATCTATTGGTTAGTCTATTTGGCGCAATTATTTTAGCAGCAGTTCTTTTATTGGGAATTGGAACTGGATTGTTATCCAATTTCTTTAAGAATGACTTAAGGAAACATTTGATAATTTCATTGCTGATTTCCATAGCAATCGCTTTAATAATAATTGCATTAAGCCCATTTTATGAAAGTTTAATAGGATTGACAGTGAATAATTTCTTCTTCTATATATTCATGGCAATCATTGCCTTGATTTTAGGAATATTCACTTTCTATTATTGGCAAAAAGAAAAGCAATATGACAATATTTTAAAGGGATTATTGTACTTTGATTTCATACCAGTATCCTATGGATTGCTTCTAATGTCATCTGCAGCATTGTCTCCAAGCTTTGTATTTGACACAGCCAATTTCTCAATGACTATCTCAACAGTTCATTTGGCTATCATCATAGCGGTTTTATTGATGTTAATAAGCGTCATAGCTTATAGGTTTTCAGATTTCATTGAAGATTATCGTGTTACACACTATCCAATCATTTATGGAAGCATGATGGTGATCTTTGCATTCGTATTCATTGTATTTGGATTCTTTGTGCCTACAATAAGCCAGGTGCTTGAGTATCCATCTACACAACTGACTTTAATGCCAGTTGATGCAGGAATAGGTCTTATAGTAATATTAGCTATTTGCTTAGGCATTGGAGCATTATTCAAAAAGAGAAACAATAGGTTAAAATAAGTTAAAATAGTTTTATTTATTTAAAAAAAATTATATTTATTGATATTTATTTATAGGTGATTTAATGGCAATGGCAATTCCCGGTGGTGACTTCTTAACCACTGGACTTAACTTGATTTCACAAAGTCTTTTGATACCGGTAGTTATCATACTATTGATTTTTGTAGTGGTTGTAGTGGTTTCATTAGGTGGACTCATTTACGAATACACCTCAAGAACAAGGGTTTCTGTAGATGAGGTCTCCAATCTGATTTTGGATATGTCCGCTTCAGATTCTGTTGATTCATTGAAGGCAAAAATCAATGGCTCTCCACTTCCACAAGCTCAAAAGAATCTTTTGGTAAAGATAGCAAGCACAGAAAACTTGACTGATGCTTCAAGAGAGGCATTTGCTCGTAAATTGATTGAAAATGAGGAAAACTTGACAGACAAGTCTCTTGAAGTGACTGATATCATCACCCGTATTGGACCTACCTTAGGTTTGATGGGTACCTTGATTCCACTTGGAACAGGTCTTGCAGCACTTGGTTCCGGGGACGTAAACACATTATCACAATCCTTGATTGTAGCATTCGATACAACTGTTGTAGGTATTGGATCAGGTGCAGTGGCTTACCTTATTTCAAAGCTTAGAAACAGATGGTATGAGGAGTATTTATCTAATTTGGATGTATTGTCTGATGCAGTATTGGACTTCATGTCTAAGCATTAGGTGAATTTTTTTCTTTATTTTTTAATTTTTATTTATTGAGGGTTATGATTTTATGGAATTATATGGAAGGTTTTTATTTTTATTTGTTGTGTTGTTTTTGTTTTTCTGTTGTTTAGGTTCTGTTTTTGCTATTGATAATTCTGATAGTGTTTATGTTCCTGATGAAATGGGTGCTGGTTCAATTTCCAGTTCTTTAAATGTTGATTGTAATGGAAATGTTGAAATTGATGATGATTATGTAGATAAACTTTATTTAAAATCAGATATTTCATCAAATAATAAATCAGATAAAGAAGATGTTTTAACAAATAGTTCTAGTCCAAGAAGATATGTTAGTGATGTTCCAGTTGTGAACAAATCTTCTGTTGTTGATGGAGGGTCTGTTAGCACAAAAGGCACAAAGACTAAAACCAAGATTGTTGCTTCTAATTTGAATATGGATTATTATGATGGAAGCAAATTAATCGCTTATATAAAAACCACTTCCAACACCCCTATCAAAGGAGTGAAGGTTACTTTCAAAGTAAATGGAAAAACTTATAACCGTACTTCCGATTCCAATGGAAAAGTAGTTTTGGGCATTACCAATGGAATTACCTTATATCCAGGTTCCTATTCTTGCCTTATCAAGTTTGCAGGGAATTCTGCATATGCCGCATCAAATAAAACAGTGACCATCAATGTTAAAAAATGGAATACTAAAATAACTGCAAATAATCTGGCTTGTTATTATAACGATTCTATAAATCTAGTTGCTACTTTGCAAAACAGCAGCAACAAAGCCATTAAAGGCAAATCCTTGAGCTTTATAATCAATGGCGTCACTTATTCTCGAACTACTGATTCTAGCGGCAAGGCAACTTTATCTTTGCCTAATTTGAATCCCGGTTCCTATTCTTGCCTCATCAAGTTTGCAGGAGATAAAGTAAATGCCTCCTGCAATAAAACTGTAACAGTAATAGTCAATAAAATCCCAACTAGTCTTTATGCTTATGGCTTGAATCTTACCTATGGTGAGGATAATAAGATTTTTGTAAAAGTTAAAGATAATAAAGACAATATTTTGGAAAATAAAAGTGTTTATCTTATATTGAATCATGCCCCTCATGGAGTAACAGATGAAGAAGGAAGAATAAGTGTAATTGCACATCCCCCAGGTGTTTGGAATTGCTTTTATTCATTCTTTGGAGATGAATATTATGAATCATCTGGTCTCACTGTAACTTATTCTATAGGTGTTGCCAGCCCTATTGTTAATTATGATAGTGGCATTTATAATGATTCCAATTTAACTGTTTCCATTTCAGTTTTACACGGCGAAACCATATTTTATAGTTGGGATAATGGAATTAGTTGGAATGAAAGCCTAAATAATGTTTCTTGCACAGTAATGGATGGTAATTGGACTTTAAAGACTTATACTTCATTAAATGGTTATAATAGTTCAACAGTTCAAAAAA
It encodes:
- a CDS encoding DUF2162 family putative transporter, with amino-acid sequence MNLLVSLFGAIILAAVLLLGIGTGLLSNFFKNDLRKHLIISLLISIAIALIIIALSPFYESLIGLTVNNFFFYIFMAIIALILGIFTFYYWQKEKQYDNILKGLLYFDFIPVSYGLLLMSSAALSPSFVFDTANFSMTISTVHLAIIIAVLLMLISVIAYRFSDFIEDYRVTHYPIIYGSMMVIFAFVFIVFGFFVPTISQVLEYPSTQLTLMPVDAGIGLIVILAICLGIGALFKKRNNRLK
- a CDS encoding DUF2149 domain-containing protein, with the protein product MVRKKSRRRKRQEEDPMAGTTNLVDAMLVLALGFLIFAVIGWNLQSVIFSDMSPEERQATMESIKDITNVTQGEKLNETPDTSNSSGEGYVEQGKVYKDSKTGNLIMVEG
- a CDS encoding type II toxin-antitoxin system VapC family toxin, with translation MIFLDSTYLIGLILKNDSLYYKSHLLKPYLGDENKIINNTVFNEVLNSVTSNNSHYDLNHIKKLLLSFNIDFLTSDDYLDSFDIFEYYNFSVNFSDCTILNTMQNYNINQITSFDSDFDKIKGVKRIYLK
- the pyrF gene encoding orotidine-5'-phosphate decarboxylase; its protein translation is MDVKNNIILAMDLMDLNEAERVCESINEYIDTIKIGYPLTLAEGLSTIGFFKDNFDYKVICDYKVADIPATNEKISNQTFDAGADAIICHGFVGSDSVDACKTSAEDHGGEVFLLTEMSHPGAIKFLQPNADEIARMGVEMGITNYVAPSTRPERLSEIRDIVGKDAFMISPGVGTQGGDPRETLKYSNALIIGRSIYNAEDPEKATKDIVDSIQ
- a CDS encoding CDP-glycerol glycerophosphotransferase family protein gives rise to the protein MYEKHKIYAKIFNILRKFPQKNNKITLLTNKNHSFEANLEYIAKELDNRNNAGKNYEYKFIPKDSLSFSNIRDFASSKYVFLVDNFFPLAFMNVEGMKWVQLWHGTGLFKKFGYDLLNDEDKKIMEMFAPKIDLVSVSSENVADIYARNFYVDKSKVKPFGVPRNDFYDEEHLSDDYLSNLRESFEKDYPQLKGKKLVLYAPTFREDPKNNAVFAYFDVEKFLNELGDEYALAIRLHPNYKRFCDEEHNIDLEDLTNRYDIINFTGFKDEQKLLILADILVADYSSIMVDYTILKKPAILFDYDLEDYLYKERGFYFDYEEMVPGRIVYNIDELIEAIKEEDFRLEKMDEFLKFQFGEFKPNSSKLILDYILED
- a CDS encoding MotA/TolQ/ExbB proton channel family protein, coding for MAIPGGDFLTTGLNLISQSLLIPVVIILLIFVVVVVVSLGGLIYEYTSRTRVSVDEVSNLILDMSASDSVDSLKAKINGSPLPQAQKNLLVKIASTENLTDASREAFARKLIENEENLTDKSLEVTDIITRIGPTLGLMGTLIPLGTGLAALGSGDVNTLSQSLIVAFDTTVVGIGSGAVAYLISKLRNRWYEEYLSNLDVLSDAVLDFMSKH